From Saccharomycodes ludwigii strain NBRC 1722 chromosome IV, whole genome shotgun sequence, one genomic window encodes:
- a CDS encoding uncharacterized protein (similar to Saccharomyces cerevisiae YGL049C | TIF4632 | Translation Initiation Factor (paralog of YGR162W | TIF4631)), whose translation MKTKKIERNRNEINTFIEKVLAKRIIKRAANIGKNEFLDRFSEREFYNLFRFTKRQIIKLTKLLNIPENITQPNYKYKVSPIEALSIFLCRFSVPKRLFDIKKSGIGLSESRICRIALFTAQYIVDNFGNLLIIGKNSIPSTFYDDLQTNCELVGMPIDNVVAYIDCSHIVCCKPTKIKDDICYTGYKDARTLKIQVVLSCSGLVLDLHGPIAGSINDATQFSMSAVEKRFSKTFYSSKGEELFCYGDGAYSFANHMVTPFPKFLELNNNDQQDLVLINKVMSKHRVAIENFFNFYKTTFAYFDSKKKVKPILTYIGTIIRATIFMMNLKTILQGSQVSKKFKCKMPTLEEYISWNNVNSIE comes from the coding sequence atgaagacCAAGAAGATCGAGAGAAACAGAAATGAGataaatacttttattgaaaaagttttagCCAAACGTATCATTAAACGTGCTGCAAATATAggaaaaaatgaatttttagATAGGTTTAGTGAGAGAGAATTCTATAATTTATTCAGATTTACTAAGAgacaaattataaaattaaccaaattattgaatattCCAGAAAATATCACCCAAcctaattataaatataaagtttCCCCAATAGAAGCACTGTCTATTTTCCTGTGTAGATTTTCGGTGCCAAAAAGGTTatttgatataaaaaaatctgGGATCGGGTTGTCTGAAAGTAGAATTTGCAGAATTGCTCTGTTTACTGCCCAGTATATTGTGGATAATTTTggtaatttattaataattggTAAGAATAGCATACCATCAACCTTTTATGATGATTTACAAACGAATTGCGAACTCGTAGGTATGCCTATTGATAATGTGGTAGCCTATATAGATTGTTCTCATATTGTGTGCTGTaaaccaacaaaaataaaggatGATATTTGTTATACTGGATATAAAGATGCAAGgactttaaaaattcaagtGGTCTTATCATGCAGTGGATTAGTGTTAGATTTGCATGGACCTATAGCAGGTAGTATTAACGATGCAACGCAATTTAGCATGAGTGCGgttgaaaaaagatttagtaaaacattttattcTAGCAAGGGTGaagaattattttgttatggTGATGGTGCATATTCTTTTGCCAACCATATGGTAACTccttttccaaaatttttagagcttaataacaatgaccAACAAGACTTAGTTTTAATCAACAAGGTCATGTCTAAACATAGAGTTGCGAtcgaaaattttttcaacttttatAAAACAACATTTGCATATTTTGATTCTAAAAAGAAGGTTAAACCAATTTTAACTTATATTGGGACGATTATTAGAGCTACAATATTTATGATGAATTTAAAGACGATATTACAGGGCTCACaggtttcaaaaaaatttaagtGTAAAATGCCCACTTTAGAGGAATATATTAGTTGGAATAATGTAAATTCCATTGAATAG
- the DHR2 gene encoding RNA helicase (similar to Saccharomyces cerevisiae YKL078W | DHR2 | DEAH-box RNA helicase), which yields MKSKSIIDHSKKKKKKFNPLAPIQSKKLEPKVINFHGNGINTEYDDDDYENYTYNLSKKQLKEEAKKLLIQRKSLPVYQNKDEILKYISENTVVVLIGETGSGKSTQIPQFLMDLPFSENNNRNAVSKPKIAVTQPRRVAAINLATRVSKEYGCRVGEEVGYSVRFDNKSSNNKTRLKYLTDGMLLRELMLDSKLSHYNYIIIDEAHERTILTDLLLGFLKQLITCERKNNLKIIVMSATLQAEKFSDFFNKAPILFVQGRTYPVEKYYIANSNNNSRDNHSDVVESMIRSIVQINNGEPLGGDILCFLPGQEEIDKACNLLNKISPLIHKYSKTPQIVALPLYAALPPNKQTQVFLPLSEKKQFKRKVILATNIAETSVTIPGIKYVIDSGLRKVKVWRHQLGLSTLLTVPISKASCSQRAGRAGRESAGKCFRLFNEQDYGKLPIQNEPEIIRCDITNPILMLKKIGVKDVVNWTWLENPGKSSIIYGLQELYELGGLNENGEITKKGSEMALLPLSPHLSNVILEACVSHCLDSVLDIVACLSVENLMLNPAVERRDEINEKRLSLCHRGSQYGDLIMMKELYDMYNSLKTSAEKDQWCQELCISSRGFKNVLKIREQLKGYMRKIGYKLDGEEEKQQQNLSDTKRILKCFLHGYIKNTAIGMPDRSYRTTATGETISIHPSSLLFLNKNCPAILYTEYVFTTKGYARNVSRIELSWLQDVALVARKSK from the coding sequence ATGAAAAGTAAATCCATAATTGATcactcaaaaaaaaagaaaaagaaatttaatCCTTTAGCACCAATACAATCCAAGAAATTGGAACCTAAagtaattaattttcatGGTAACGGGATTAATACAGAATATGACGACGATGATTATGAAAATTACACTTATaatttatccaaaaaacaattaaaagaagaagcaaaaaaattattaattcaaAGAAAGAGTTTACCCGTTTACCAAAATAAAGACGagattttgaaatatatcAGTGAAAATACTGTAGTTGTGTTAATTGGTGAAACTGGTTCAGGGAAATCTACACAAATTCCACAATTTTTAATGGATTTACCTTTttctgaaaataataaccgCAATGCCGTCAGCAAGCCTAAAATAGCAGTTACACAACCTAGAAGAGTCGCTGCCATAAATTTAGCCACTCGTGTTAGCAAAGAATATGGTTGCCGAGTGGGGGAAGAAGTTGGTTACAGTGTTCGATTTGACAATAAATCatctaataacaaaactAGATTAAAATATCTAACGGATGGTATGTTATTGAGAGAACTTATGCTGGATTCCAAATTGTCACATTacaattatataattatcgATGAAGCGCACGAAAGGACCATTTTAACGGATTTGCTGTTAGGATTCTTGAAACAATTAATCACTTgcgaaagaaaaaataatttaaaaattattgtgATGAGTGCCACCTTACAAGCTGAAAAGTTtagtgatttttttaataaagcaCCCATATTATTTGTTCAGGGTAGAACTTATCCCgtagaaaaatattatattgctaatagcaataataacagcagGGATAATCATAGTGACGTTGTAGAAAGTATGATTCGAAGTATTgtacaaataaataatggtGAGCCATTGGGGGGTGatattttgtgttttttgCCTGGCCAAGAAGAAATTGATAAAGCTTGTAATTTgttgaataaaatttctCCATTGATACATAAATATAGCAAAACACCACAAATTGTGGCATTGCCTTTGTATGCAGCATTACCACCCAACAAACAAACGCAAGTTTTTCTTCCATTgagtgaaaaaaaacaattcaaACGGAAAGTTATATTAGCAACAAATATTGCGGAAACATCTGTTACGATACCAGGAATCAAGTACGTTATAGACTCCGGATTAAGAAAAGTTAAAGTTTGGAGACACCAATTGGGATTATCTACCTTGTTAACAGTACCAATTTCAAAAGCAAGTTGTTCTCAAAGGGCAGGTCGTGCAGGTAGAGAAAGTGCTGGTAAATGTTTCAGATTATTTAATGAGCAGGATTATGGTAAGTTGCCAATACAAAACGAACCTGAAATTATTAGGTGCGATATTACTAATCCCATACTaatgctaaaaaaaataggtGTTAAAGATGTTGTTAATTGGACATGGTTAGAAAACCCTGGTAAATCGTCTATTATATATGGCTTACAAGAATTGTATGAGTTGGGCGGgttaaatgaaaatggaGAAATAACGAAAAAAGGTAGTGAAATGGCGTTGTTACCTTTGTCCCCACATTTAAGCAATGTTATATTAGAAGCTTGTGTGTCCCATTGCTTGGATAGTGTATTAGACATTGTTGCCTGTTTAAGTGTGGAAAATTTAATGCTAAACCCTGCAGTTGAACGAAGAGATGAAATTAACGAAAAAAGATTGTCTTTATGTCATAGAGGTTCTCAATATGGtgatttaataatgatgaaagAGTTATACGATATGTacaattctttaaaaacGTCCGCAGAAAAAGACCAGTGGTGTCAAGAATTGTGCATCAGTTCAAGAGggtttaaaaatgttttaaaaattagaGAGCAGTTAAAGGGCTATATGCGTAAAATAGGTTATAAGTTAGATGGAGAAGAGGAAaagcaacaacaaaatttatCAGATACAAAGAGAATATTGAAATGTTTCTTACATggatatattaaaaacacaGCTATTGGAATGCCTGACAGATCATACAGAACAACAGCTACTGGTGAAACAATCTCCATTCATCCATCatctttattgtttttaaataaaaactgtCCGGCTATATTATATACTGAGTATGTTTTTACTACAAAAGGATACGCTAGAAACGTGAGTAGGATAGAATTATCCTGGCTACAAGATGTAGCACTTGTAGCTAGAAAGTCtaaataa
- the RIM9 gene encoding Rim9p (similar to Saccharomyces cerevisiae YMR063W | RIM9 | Regulator of IME2) has translation MLLKLLMLAMTISSIIQLLSILTVPVTHTLKLAQNDNYSFGVFGYCNKTTNFCTNIKIGYQTITSDSNDYAFTLPSLAKHSITTILVVHPIGFVFNSILVICLGILLYNERFLYSKNYIMGLLLLSWICFILCLLGFLVNLMLFIPNLCLLGWLNLVSTILIVFTSSFLCVLRRTAFLKEYQSLYSDNNIYIENDDIVESDNNHPNEFMLYHIDEHTRHID, from the coding sequence ATGTTACTCAAACTTTTAATGCTGGCAATGACTATTTCCTCAATTATACAATTATTATCCATTTTAACTGTACCAGTTACACACACTTTGAAATTAGCTcaaaatgataattattCCTTCGGAGTGTTTGGATattgtaataaaacaacTAATTTTTGTACTAACATTAAAATTGGATATCAAACAATAACATCTGATTCCAATGATTACGCTTTCACGTTACCCTCATTGGCCAAACATTCAATAACTACCATATTAGTAGTGCATCCGATTGGATTTGTTTTCAATTCGATATTGGTAATCTGTCTTGGGATTTTGCTTTATAACGAAcgttttttatattctaaAAACTATATCATGGGcctgttattgttatcttGGATTTGTTTTATCTTATGTTTATTGGGATTTTTGGTTAATCTAATGTTATTTATACCTAATTTATGTTTATTGGGTTGGTTAAATTTGGTTTCCACAATACTTATAGTTTTCACTTCGTCTTTTTTATGTGTTTTAAGACGAACagcttttttaaaagaatatcAATCTTTATACAGtgataataacatttaTATTGAAAACGACGATATAGTTGAGTCTGATAATAATCACCCAAATGAATTTATGTTGTATCATATCGATGAACATACCAGGCATATAGATTAA
- the SMY1 gene encoding Smy1p (similar to Saccharomyces cerevisiae YGL216W | KIP3 | KInesin related Protein): protein MPEHAKAINKLKPLITIVKPKNNSNLYTESENFEDTENNKEQTNKRKDQSQISLRINYQIVNNGQTLKIYNYLKNIWETFQFDLILDFDVDQQQLYKKLFQKNKVLENFITRGKNLTILTYGQTGSGKTCTMFGNEKSGGIISNVTDELFSKIKAYSPNKKFKVTVSMFELYNDQIKDLLNIENKREILVSQVNKKHIILKNLSEHKVETSQKAIAFIRCGQKNKTIKNETGSKLHTLVKLNCYVSSKNSRSNNKFILANYIYLVDLAGSEELLLKSDNSEKQDKETNNINKSLSSLGLMIKSLTGSLNSETTNKKSLPACKNAKLTRILQHSLELKNETILILTCSTVSKNYWDTLSTLKFGERAKLLNKIDKDDHISNNSSIGPDSQYNTDMLEKVSFLEKEVDKYRLKELEFLKRQKQLQTVCKNKNQAQLVKYLAETHHLFISCFFNCAQGKMAFGNIGRGLISFNNVSPITQAVNRNPNMKIATLMTKCEENEKKKKKEKKTKLNNIVQ, encoded by the coding sequence ATGCCAGAACATGCTAAAGCAATTAATAAGCTAAAACCCTTAATCACAATTGTAAAGCCCAAGAACAACAGTAATTTATACACAGAATCTGAAAACTTCGAAGACACtgaaaacaacaaagaaCAAACgaacaaaagaaaagatcAAAGCCAGATTTCTCTTAGAATTAATTACCAAATAGTAAATAATGGACAAAcgttaaaaatttataactatttgaaaaatatttgggagacttttcaatttgatttaattttggaTTTTGACGTAGATCAACAGcaattatacaaaaaactttttcaaaaaaataaggtattagaaaattttattaccCGAGGTAAAAATTTGACAATTCTAACTTATGGTCAAACAGGATCTGGAAAAACTTGCACAATGTTtggaaatgaaaaatcaGGAGGTATTATTTCGAACGTCACTGATgaattattttccaaaattaaaGCATATTcaccaaataaaaaatttaaagtaACTGTTTCAATGTTTGAATTATACAATGACCAGATCAAGGATCTATTAAACatagaaaacaaaagagAAATTTTAGTTTCccaagtaaataaaaaacatataattttgaaaaatttaagtGAGCACAAAGTTGAAACTTCTCAAAAGGCCATAGCCTTCATTAGATGTGGtcagaaaaataaaacaataaaaaatgaaaccGGTTCAAAATTACACACTTTGGTCAAGCTAAATTGTTATGTTTCAAGTAAAAATAGTAGgtccaataataaattcatATTAGCtaactatatatatttagtGGACTTGGCTGGATCAGAAGAATTGTTACTGAAGTCGGACAATAGCGAAAAACAAGACAAggaaacaaataatattaacaaatcCTTATCCTCTTTAGgtttaatgataaaatcTTTGACGGGATCACTAAATAGTGAAAcaaccaataaaaaaagccTTCCCGCATGTAAGAACGCAAAATTAACTAGAATATTACAGCACTCCTTGGAACTGAAAAACgaaacaattttaattttaaccTGTTCCACAGTGTCTAAAAATTATTGGGACACTTTATcaactttaaaatttggAGAACGAGCAAAATTGCTTAACAAAATTGACAAAGACGATCATATTTCCAATAATTCATCAATTGGTCCAGATTCGCAATATAATACTGACATGTTAGAAAAAGTAtcatttttagaaaaagaagtaGATAAATATAGGCTAAAAGAATTGGAATTTCTGAAAAGGCAAAAACAACTACAAACAgtttgtaaaaataaaaaccaaGCTCAACTAGTTAAATACCTTGCTGAAACTCaccatttatttatttcatgTTTTTTCAACTGTGCACAGGGGAAAATGGCATTCGGAAACATAGGAAGAGGtctaatttcttttaataacgTTTCCCCCATTACACAAGCTGTAAATCGTAATCCAAACATGAAAATAGCGACTTTAATGACCAAATgtgaagaaaatgaaaaaaaaaaaaaaaaagaaaaaaaaactaaattaaataacatTGTACAATAA
- a CDS encoding uncharacterized protein (similar to Saccharomyces cerevisiae YMR064W | AEP1 | ATPase ExPression) has translation MILKRQLCTTNPKLNKIVLPESVPNYSRTTNKHFRGTLTAPTTIISPFYTPTNIDGLRFLNSVTVRTLLDGENGFTVFKRNPVTDNLSLERSKIWIKANGIEKQDEWILELQDLQENLTNKELDPIKNSELLDLLRQNKFDNLNGNVFNFNVKYENVNSLNIIIDDILKNDSCSFVEDILLFLLQDQVFFSKNCENVIKCCCYHIENTIDDINEINTLLAQIFHSIHINKVKIDNELLDCLLKSIDYVSLNYASKKKQPFEASLLQEVCKLQIMAKRVNDVKSLLPRYFQMGKLPSSEIVEQYLLLLNELKLSFALKNFYINDLKPAFVKILTPNITNILLNSGYIVHFNQLKYLLLMILNSNSAVAILKSNAVGQSLFNLVGILTPNALENCKNLKTLYHFLLKHSNELTLSQSFLKNYAFTCAKNQNYLVVSQILPKLQVDPNFVGELFLTPSTHTPSSLTDFFKLWREAFFKDSVLPKFFKMSSKIQDAIWHNLKTKNEKNMLFKYIIAKGHENILPGLLKETYVKYSKLIEFYKSNRK, from the coding sequence atgattttaaaaagacaATTATGTACAACTAACCCAAAGTTAAACAAAATTGTGTTACCTGAATCTGTTCCAAATTATTCACGCACAACCAACAAACATTTTCGAGGGACATTGACAGCACCTACCACCATTATATCCCCTTTCTACACGCCGACTAATATTGATGGATTAAGGTTTTTAAATAGTGTTACAGTCAGAACACTATTAGATGGAGAAAATGGATTCACCGTTTTCAAGAGAAATCCCGTCACGGATAATCTTTCACTGGAAAGATCCAAGATTTGGATTAAAGCTAATGGGATCGAAAAGCAAGATGAGTGGATCTTAGAATTGCAAGATTTACaagaaaatttaacaaataaagaGTTGGATCCGATAAAAAATAGTGAGTTGTTGGATTTATTGagacaaaataaatttgataatttaaatggcaatgtttttaatttcaatgTAAAATATGAAAACGTTAATagtttaaatattattatagatGATATTTTGAAGAATGATTCATGTTCTTTTGTTGAagatattttgttgtttttactACAAGACcaagtatttttttccaaaaattgtgaaaatgttattaaatGCTGTTGCTATCATATTGAAAACACAATTGATGatattaatgaaattaataCACTATTGGcacaaatttttcattccattcatataaataaagttaaaattgACAACGAATTGTTGGATTGTCTATTGAAATCTATAGATTATGTTTCACTTAACTATgcatctaaaaaaaaacaacctTTTGAAGCATCTTTGTTACAAGAAGTTTGCAAATTACAAATTATGGCTAAGAGAGTTAATGACGTAAAGTCTTTGTTGCCTagatattttcaaatggGGAAACTGCCTTCTTCCGAAATTGTAGAGCAATATTTGCTATTACTTAATGAACTAAAGTTATCCTTtgctttgaaaaatttttatattaatgaCTTGAAGCCTGcttttgttaaaatattaacgccaaatattacaaatatATTGTTGAATAGTGGATACATTGTACATTTTAACCaattgaaatatttgttaCTTATGATATTAAACTCTAACTCTGCAGTGgcaatattaaaaagtaaTGCTGTAGGTCAGTCCCTGTTCAATTTAGTTGGTATATTAACCCCTAATGCTTTggaaaattgtaaaaatttaaaaacattgtatcattttttattaaaacattCTAATGAGCTTACGCTTTCTCAATcgtttttgaaaaattatgcATTTACTTGCGCAAAGAATCAAAACTATCTTGTAGTTTCCCAAATATTGCCCAAATTACAAGTGGATCCTAATTTCGTAGGGGAATTGTTTTTAACACCCTCAACTCATACCCCCTCCTCCTTAactgatttttttaaattatggAGAGAagcattttttaaagatagTGTTCTtcctaaattttttaaaatgagTTCAAAAATACAAGACGCTATATGGcataatttgaaaacaaaaaatgaaaaaaacatgttgtttaaatatatcattGCTAAGGGAcatgaaaatatattaccaggattattaaaagaaacttatgttaaatattccaaattaattgaattttataaaagtaaccgaaaataa
- the KAR5 gene encoding Kar5p (similar to Saccharomyces cerevisiae YMR065W | KAR5 | KARyogamy), translating into MFYPYIIILLTSLPHQILSFSGLDHLEKHLNEISVNSYDDLTKSIIAENFPEFSNSLLSRDCVSQALETFLPICLEKGMEAVDTDIRVNTALSLSICQFESSKLTLDLREICSAHNPLSQCMNYLKLDPSLWTTYNGYYQKLSSICFENSLPYEKQQILNLFLKITDFYSKFNKDITVNFKDLRDAFFKANAKDFQNLHDFYEEHMINLSENFRKQAAEFNEVFDDIKSSATDEFSSTFDDLLLKQKEYFSDIFKENGKVHKDLSVLWETDHKIINNLSIMQSNLDTNFQNFVENINNILVTQIVNVENLEKVQNALTIQSSDILGNFEDDLYKIKIYNNQLFSEFQNYLNSIMENDLGNQLVLIVETLANVSLSNILELNQTFSETMKHIDTSLEKGGQKINITLEKTIFEIDKINQQLSKIDWKFISFFTSIFNFKFFHILLFKIAYYYLLYLLLQKFIKRGLITTSKIQLSSESLIFVLVIMAMSLGALVGILITKLEFFIIFQEILLYTKFYIKKFLN; encoded by the coding sequence atgttttatcCTTACATTATCATACTTTTAACGAGCCTACCACATCAAATATTAAGCTTTTCAGGATTGGACCACTTAGAAAAGCatttaaatgaaatatCTGTCAATAGTTATGATGATCTTACTAAATCGATCATTGCAGAAAACTTTCCagaattttcaaattctttgTTATCCAGAGATTGTGTTTCCCAGGCGTTGGAAACCTTTCTTCCTATCTGCTTAGAAAAGGGAATGGAAGCTGTTGACACAGATATACGTGTTAATACAGCACTATCGTTGTCTATTTGCCAGTTTGAATCCTCTAAGTTGACACTAGATTTAAGAGAAATATGTTCAGCTCACAACCCATTATCTCAATGtatgaattatttaaaactggACCCATCTTTATGGACCACATACAATggttattatcaaaaactATCTTCAAtctgttttgaaaattctTTGCCGtatgaaaaacaacaaatattgaatttatttttaaaaattacagatttttattccaagttcaataaagatattaccGTTAATTTTAAGGATTTAAGAGACGCCTTTTTTAAAGCAAATGCCAAGGACTTTCAAAACTTGCATGATTTTTATGAGGAACATATGATAAATTTGTCCGAAAATTTTCGCAAACAAGCTGCTGAGTTCAATGAAGTCTTTGATGATATCAAGAGTTCTGCTACTGACGAATTCAGTAGCACCTTTGATGATCTTTTGctcaaacaaaaagaatattttagCGATAtctttaaagaaaatggcAAAGTGCACAAGGATTTAAGCGTGTTATGGGAAACAGAccacaaaataataaacaaccTTTCAATTATGCAATCTAATTTGGAtacaaattttcaaaattttgtagaaaatattaataatatactaGTAACTCAAATCGTCAATGTggaaaatttagaaaaagtaCAAAACGCATTAACTATACAAAGTTCAGATATTTTAGGGAATTTTGAAGATGATTTATacaagataaaaatatataataaccAATTATTTAGtgaatttcaaaattatttgaacTCAATAATGGAAAATGATTTAGGTAACCAACTAGTACTAATTGTAGAAACATTGGCCAACGTATCTTTATCTAATATTTTAGAATTAAATCAAACTTTTTCAGAAACTATGAAACATATTGATACCAGTCTGGAAAAAGGTGGgcagaaaataaacattaCTTTGGAGAAGactatttttgaaattgatAAAATCAATCAACAACTGTCAAAAATTGATTGGAaatttatatctttttttacaagcatatttaattttaaatttttccacatattattgtttaaaattgcttattattatttgctttatttattactccaaaaatttattaaacgAGGCCTTATAACTACTTCCAAAATCCAACTAAGCAGTGAAAGTTTAATTTTCGTTTTAGTTATAATGGCCATGAGTTTAGGGGCACTTGTAGGAATTCTAATAACTAAATTggaattttttattatttttcaagaaattttgttgtatacaaaattttatattaagaaatttttaaattaa
- the STL1 gene encoding glucose-inactivated glycerol proton symporter STL1 (similar to Saccharomyces cerevisiae YDR536W | STL1 | Sugar Transporter-Like protein), translating into MNKMLGIFSRTNTLGFKGRKLRFAVTITACLAFSLFGYDQGLMGSLITGTQFNDEFPATRKNGDDDQHATVIQGAVTSCFELGCFAGSLWVMFFGERVGRKPLITFGTFVVIIGVLISVTSYREHWGLGQFVIGRVTTGFGVGFCTSQVPIWQSEMSKPENRGLLVNLEGSTIAVGTMIAYWVTFGLSYVDSSAQWRFPVSLQILFALFVLFGILNLPESPRWLMAHNRENAALEILGKLDDLPIDDDQIIAEASVIQDAVNRFKHQKTSVKDLFSKGKSQNLHRALVASSTQFFQQFTGCNAAIYYATVLFNESIGLEKRLSMILGGVFATIYALSTIPSFFLIESLGRRKLFLIGASGQAISFTITFACLIDNNTNNSKGAAVGLFLFIVFFGMSMLSLPWIYPPEIASMRVRSMTNAMSTCTNWLCNFAVVMFTPIFIQNSDSWGCYLFFAIINYLYIPVIFFFYPETAGRSLEEIDIIYAKAFTDGTQPWRVAATLPKLSLTEVEDYGNSLGLYDDDNDKEEEEEKEEDGVSNNEPTGVNGYNLFVPNEEADESSYSSTSRVDSINQGKQDEKISNSNNATFDVDASKK; encoded by the coding sequence atgaataaaatGTTAGGTATATTTTCAAGAACAAATACTCTGGGTTTTAAAGGAAGGAAATTACGTTTTGCTGTTACAATTACAGCATGTCTGGCTTTTTCGCTTTTCGGATACGACCAAGGTTTAATGGGGTCTCTTATTACTGGTACTCAATTTAATGATGAATTTCCAGCCACTAGAAAAAACGGAGATGATGACCAACATGCAACTGTAATTCAAGGTGCTGTTACCAGTTGTTTTGAGTTAGGTTGTTTTGCTGGTTCTTTGTGGGTCATGTTTTTCGGAGAACGTGTGGGTAGAAAACCATTAATTACTTTTGGTACATTTGTTGTCATTATTGGTGTTTTGATATCAGTAACTTCTTATAGAGAACATTGGGGATTGGGTCAGTTTGTTATCGGTAGGGTGACTACTGGTTTTGGAGTTGGGTTTTGCACAAGTCAAGTTCCTATTTGGCAAAGTGAAATGTCAAAGCCAGAAAATAGAGGCTTGTTAGTTAATTTAGAAGGCAGTACCATTGCTGTAGGAACCATGATTGCTTATTGGGTAACTTTTGGCCTATCCTATGTTGACAGTTCAGCACAATGGCGTTTCCCTGTTTCTttacaaattttatttgcttTGTTTGTCTTGTTTggtattttaaatttaccGGAATCGCCTCGTTGGTTAATGGCACACAATCGTGAAAATGCCGCTTTGGAGATATTAGGTAAATTGGATGATTTACCAATCGACGATGATCAGATTATTGCTGAAGCCTCTGTTATCCAAGATGCGGTTAATAGATTCAAACATCAAAAGACAAGTgttaaagatttattttcaaaaggTAAGTCGCAAAATCTGCATAGAGCCCTAGTTGCATCATCTACACAATTTTTCCAACAATTTACTGGTTGTAATGCTGCCATCTATTATGCTACAGTTTTGTTTAATGAGTCAATTGGGttagaaaaaagattaagTATGATCTTGGGTGGTGTTTTTGCCACGATTTATGCGCTATCTACAATtccatcattttttttaattgaaagTTTAGGGAGAAGaaaactatttttaattgggGCTTCAGGCCAAGCTATTTCATTTACTATTACGTTTGCCTGTTTAATCGAcaataatacaaacaaCTCAAAGGGTGCTGCTGTTGGACTATTTCTATTCATTGTCTTTTTTGGTATGAGTATGCTATCTCTTCCATGGATTTATCCACCTGAAATTGCATCCATGAGAGTTAGGTCTATGACTAATGCCATGTCTACCTGCACCAATTGGTTATGTAATTTTGCTGTGGTTATGTTTACCccaatttttattcaaaattcTGACTCTTGGGGTTGTTACCTATTTTTcgctattattaattatctTTACATTCCtgttattttctttttctatccAGAAACCGCCGGCAGATCGTTGGAAGAAATCGATATTATTTATGCCAAAGCTTTTACCGATGGTACTCAACCATGGAGGGTTGCTGCTACATTACCAAAATTGTCATTAACTGAAGTGGAAGATTACGGTAACAGTCTAGGTTTgtatgatgatgataatgataaggaggaggaagaggaaaaagaagaagatggtGTTTCCAATAATGAACCTACTGGCGTTAACGGTTACAACTTATTTGTACCGAACGAAGAAGCTGACGAATCAAGTTATAGCTCTACTTCTCGTGTAGATTCTATTAATCAGGGAAAACAAGATGAGAAAATAAGTAACTCCAACAATGCCACCTTTGATGTCGATGCtagcaaaaaataa